Proteins co-encoded in one Amaranthus tricolor cultivar Red isolate AtriRed21 chromosome 7, ASM2621246v1, whole genome shotgun sequence genomic window:
- the LOC130818856 gene encoding 40S ribosomal protein S30, with the protein MGKVHGSLARAGKVRGQTPKVAKQDKKKKPRGRAHKRMQYNRRFVTAVVGFGKKRGPNSSEK; encoded by the exons ATGG GTAAGGTTCACGGATCTTTGGCTCGTGCCGGAAAAGTGAGAGGTCAAACCCCTAAAGTTGCTAAGCAAGACAAGAAGAAGAAGCCTCGTGGTCGCGCTCATAAGCGTATGCAGTACAACCGCCGTTTCGTCACCGCTG TTGTTGGATTCGGCAAGAAGAGAGGACCAAACTCTTCAGAGAAGTAA